TGGCAGTTCTGGGCCTTTATCGCCCCCGGTCTCTACGGCCACGAGAAACGTTTCGCCATCCCCTTCGTGCTGGTCAGCTGCATGTTTTTCGCCGCCGGCACCTATTTCGGCTTTGTCTACGTTTTCCCCACCATCTTCACTTTTCTCATCGGCTACGGCACCAGCGTCGCCGGCATCAGCGCCATGCTCTCCATGGGCAGCTACCTGACCCTCTCGACCCGGCTGCTTTTCGCCTTCGGCCTCGTTTTCGAGCTACCGGTGGTCATCTTCTTCCTTGCCCGCATGGGGGTGGTCGACCACATCTGGCTGCGCAAAAACCGCAAATTTGCGATCCTTTGTGCCTTCATCGTCGGCGCCGTCCTCACTCCACCCGACGTCTTCTCCCAATCCGCCATCGCATTTCCCTTCATCATTCTCTACGAAGTCGGCATCCTCGCCGCCCGCTTCTTCGGCAAGAAAAAGGTCGAACCGGAAGAAGAGGATGATGAAGGCGAGGAGGAGAAGCCACCGGAAAACACCGACTGAAAACATTCCTATAACAAGCAAAAACGCCCGTGGCCGAAAATGGCAACGGGCGTTTTTTGTTGGGGGTTCAAGCTGAACGCTGGGGGATGAGGGAGGAAAAGTGGAAGGGTTCAAGAAACGACACTTCCTTTTGTCTCTCATCAGCATCGCCCAGGTTACAGAGCGATGCAAATAGAACAACAAGGTTACACTGGGGAAAGCGGTAAAACGATGGCTCCCGAGCTTAGGTTTCTTCATTATTGATGGATCAGTCGGTCCCGGAAATTAACAAATTTCCCTGGCTGTCCTTCCTTTTTGGACCACCGCTCAATTTCGGCCAGATCGATGTCGTTGGATCTGCCGACAAGTAGCGCTTGTTCCAGACACTCCAGATCGTTCCAGTGGAAGTAGGCCGCTAATCGATCCTTGACACAGTCCGTCGGCGACAAGGCCACCAAAGTTCCCGTATCGTAACTCAGCACCTTGAGGCTCTGCGGCGGTTCGTCGCCAACCGCCAGGGGACCGGCGGGAAACTCAAGGAAAATCTTCGTTTCCGGATGTCTGAAATAACGGCCTTGCTCCTGAAAGTCGATCTCGGCCAGCGCCGCTTTCAACTTGCGTCGCCCGGAAGAAATGTTTTCGATAAAGTCCAGATCGTCGGAAACATACTTGCCGGCGGCATAGATGGAAACACACCCTCCCCCCGTAAGAACCACGTCAATTTCCTTCCGTTGCAGATGAGAGCAGACGTAAGCCGCCAACTCACCCATTCCCATATCAGCTATCGCTTTCATAGAGGTTTCCCCGCTCTCCGGGGACGGCGCCTTCCCATCATCAGCCGGTCTTTTTCTTCTTCCGGATAAAAAGCCAGCGCCCTTTCCAGGATCGTCTTGAGTTCCTCAAGAAAGGGATAGCGCGGATTAAAGGCATACAGGCGGGTGTTTCCAAGCAGACGACTGTACAGCACCCCTCCCGCCTCCAGTTTCTCGAACTGGTTTTGGATCGACCGCAAATCGACGGCATAGAACTTGGCCACCTCGCGCGGGTAGCCTTCTTCCCTGGCAAGGATGTAGAGCAGAACCTTTTCCCGGTTGACGGTGCCGAATAAAGCTTCAAGCATTGCTGGCCTCGCTAGTGACGTAATGACTCCGTCAGTTGATTTACTATTTACGTCATTCTAAGCTCTGATGTCTCCTCAAGCAATGCTATTTTCTTCCTCCAGATCGACAGCGAGCCGGCTCCGTTTTGAGGCTTACCAAGGTGACAGGAGCGGGTTTTCGTGATCTCTTCGCTGCCGTCGGAATTCCTCGTTTACCGGTAGGGACCACTGACCCCGTCGCCCAGGGTTACAGCGGAAAGAGCAGCGGCAGCAAAGCAATGCATATGAGCAGCACGATCAGGGTGAAGGGGACGCCGACACGGAGGAAATCGACAAAGCGATAATTGCCGGGACCAAGGACCAAAGTGTTGACCGGCGAAGAGATG
This genomic window from Desulfuromonas acetexigens contains:
- the tatC gene encoding twin-arginine translocase subunit TatC, producing the protein MADDQLPLTTHLEELRKRLIIAASAWIVAFLGCYSFAEKLFQYIAEPVRVALPEGSSLVFINATEPFFTYLKIAAIAGVLVALPVILWQFWAFIAPGLYGHEKRFAIPFVLVSCMFFAAGTYFGFVYVFPTIFTFLIGYGTSVAGISAMLSMGSYLTLSTRLLFAFGLVFELPVVIFFLARMGVVDHIWLRKNRKFAILCAFIVGAVLTPPDVFSQSAIAFPFIILYEVGILAARFFGKKKVEPEEEDDEGEEEKPPENTD
- a CDS encoding transcriptional regulator — protein: MLEALFGTVNREKVLLYILAREEGYPREVAKFYAVDLRSIQNQFEKLEAGGVLYSRLLGNTRLYAFNPRYPFLEELKTILERALAFYPEEEKDRLMMGRRRPRRAGKPL